The Macrococcoides canis genome has a window encoding:
- a CDS encoding ATP-binding protein encodes MDDRLLTQIISNLIDLKYEGSYWDYKQEHHSKENNHKLLHDIICLANNLENREAYLIIGVDDSGNIIGFKDDSFRRNQQQLNDLVRHKSWEGYGAPNIRLRTINIEGIEVDVIVIQQSSHVPYTLDEDIKPKGQNNIYLRRRTIYTRNQDSNTPCNSAATITEVEQLMKIRLGILPDPIDRVRKYIDDIEKWKLVNSDNNGMSWYYLLHPEFTIELLDEEEDEDAQPPNFSFIHMNGRSSLLKVCVKYHSTILYWNYARYVDEARGIVIYPSDSSLNVFDFGGHYTNLFNYYMNDSIEIQLSLFLMKIMNLDNEGWLWERHLSYVPIFLDEEEMQFVKSLINEHPNQAKEMVNSCRKRVSITRTNTNLDDEEYEFVKQDLATNLMVANKIKEYRATI; translated from the coding sequence ATGGACGATAGATTATTAACTCAAATCATAAGCAATCTAATTGATTTGAAATATGAGGGTAGCTATTGGGATTACAAACAGGAACATCATTCAAAAGAAAATAATCACAAATTATTACATGATATTATTTGTCTTGCTAATAACCTTGAAAATAGAGAAGCGTACCTCATTATTGGTGTAGACGATAGTGGCAACATTATTGGTTTTAAAGATGATAGTTTCAGAAGAAATCAGCAGCAGCTAAATGATTTAGTGCGACATAAAAGTTGGGAAGGTTATGGTGCGCCTAATATTAGACTTCGTACTATAAATATTGAAGGAATAGAGGTTGATGTAATAGTTATTCAGCAATCTAGTCATGTACCTTATACGTTAGATGAAGATATTAAACCAAAAGGACAAAATAATATATACCTAAGAAGGCGCACTATATATACTAGAAATCAAGATAGCAATACACCTTGCAATAGTGCAGCTACAATTACTGAAGTGGAGCAGTTAATGAAGATTAGGTTAGGCATACTGCCTGATCCAATTGATAGAGTGAGAAAATATATTGATGATATAGAGAAATGGAAATTAGTTAATTCTGATAATAACGGTATGTCTTGGTATTATCTTTTACATCCTGAATTCACAATTGAATTATTAGATGAAGAGGAAGATGAGGATGCCCAACCACCTAATTTCTCTTTCATTCATATGAATGGCAGGAGCTCATTGCTAAAGGTGTGCGTTAAGTATCATTCAACAATATTGTACTGGAATTATGCAAGATATGTTGATGAAGCAAGAGGTATTGTAATATATCCAAGCGATTCATCTTTAAATGTTTTCGATTTCGGAGGACATTATACTAATCTATTTAATTACTATATGAATGACTCGATAGAAATTCAGCTTAGTCTATTTTTAATGAAAATCATGAATTTAGATAATGAAGGTTGGTTATGGGAAAGACATCTATCATATGTACCCATATTTTTAGACGAAGAAGAGATGCAATTTGTAAAGTCTCTGATTAATGAACATCCTAATCAAGCTAAGGAAATGGTTAATTCGTGTAGGAAAAGAGTAAGTATCACTAGAACTAATACAAACTTGGATGATGAGGAATATGAATTTGTAAAACAAGATTTAGCAACCAATTTAATGGTAGCTAATAAGATAAAAGAATATAGAGCGACTATTTAA
- a CDS encoding HNH endonuclease produces the protein MKYWIIPCNIKSYDVIGAFQSLKSIDWKQSRNLKSAEVGDMVLIYVSAPYSCIKYVCKIKVVNKPKVTIDDRTFVINGENYVDYGNHMELKLVNELEEGSLNLKALQENGMKGAVQGPRTVKGELLDFVLRHLPSDTEESQSEEILLENVIYKEGKIIQQYGTRYERNPNLRKKAIEIHGVTCKGCGFNFEEVYGEIGKEFIEIHHIKPMYSIKEEIIVDPNTDLVPLCSNCHNMVHRKKEQPLTIEELKQTIKQNAK, from the coding sequence ATGAAGTATTGGATTATACCTTGCAATATAAAATCATACGATGTAATTGGTGCTTTTCAATCATTGAAATCTATTGATTGGAAGCAAAGTAGGAACCTCAAGTCAGCTGAGGTTGGGGATATGGTATTAATTTATGTATCAGCCCCATATTCATGTATTAAGTATGTATGTAAAATCAAAGTGGTTAATAAACCCAAAGTAACCATAGACGATAGAACATTTGTTATCAATGGAGAGAATTATGTCGATTATGGAAATCATATGGAGTTGAAGTTAGTTAATGAACTTGAGGAGGGTTCGTTAAACCTAAAAGCATTACAAGAGAATGGTATGAAAGGTGCAGTCCAAGGACCACGTACAGTAAAAGGAGAGCTATTAGATTTTGTTTTGAGACATTTACCTTCAGATACTGAAGAATCTCAATCTGAAGAAATCTTGTTAGAGAACGTTATTTATAAAGAGGGTAAGATAATACAGCAATATGGAACTAGATATGAGCGTAATCCAAATCTAAGAAAAAAAGCGATTGAAATACATGGTGTGACTTGTAAAGGTTGTGGATTTAATTTTGAAGAAGTGTATGGAGAAATTGGTAAAGAGTTTATTGAGATTCATCATATAAAACCTATGTATAGTATAAAAGAAGAAATTATAGTTGACCCCAATACGGATTTAGTACCCTTATGTTCGAATTGTCATAATATGGTGCATAGAAAAAAGGAACAGCCATTAACAATCGAAGAGTTGAAGCAAA
- a CDS encoding GNAT family N-acetyltransferase yields the protein MVTIETERLILRDLREDDKANLVKVLSNPISMQYYDHPFNEHEVEEWIKWNIENYATYNCGLWAVILKEDGTFLGDCGITMQNIDGEVLPEIGFHIIKRYCNKGYATEAANACIKYAFNVLGFEKIYSYSTIDNLPSQKVASKIGMKKYKVFDKNGIQHIVHIIEE from the coding sequence ATGGTAACTATTGAAACGGAACGTTTAATCCTACGTGATCTAAGAGAAGATGACAAAGCAAATCTAGTTAAAGTCCTCTCTAATCCTATATCTATGCAATACTATGATCATCCGTTTAATGAGCATGAGGTTGAAGAATGGATTAAGTGGAATATCGAAAATTATGCTACATATAATTGCGGTTTATGGGCGGTTATTTTGAAGGAGGATGGGACTTTTTTAGGTGATTGTGGTATAACGATGCAAAATATTGATGGAGAAGTACTACCTGAGATTGGATTTCATATTATTAAAAGATACTGTAATAAAGGTTATGCAACTGAAGCGGCAAATGCATGTATAAAATATGCTTTTAATGTTTTGGGGTTTGAAAAAATATATTCATATTCAACTATAGATAACTTGCCATCTCAAAAAGTAGCATCAAAAATAGGGATGAAAAAATATAAAGTTTTTGATAAGAACGGTATACAACACATTGTCCATATCATAGAGGAGTGA
- a CDS encoding winged helix-turn-helix transcriptional regulator — MLIEYNNKEFYTSKDLALSVIGGRWKIAIIYHLLHEDRLRLSELQNKLPDINQRMLIRQLRELEQDKIIERTVYPVVPPKVDYKLTEIGLKLDNVVSSICNWGDDFLATINLDNGDNSNEK; from the coding sequence TTGTTAATTGAATATAATAATAAAGAATTTTATACATCGAAAGATTTGGCGCTATCTGTAATTGGTGGTAGGTGGAAAATCGCAATCATTTATCATCTTTTGCATGAGGACAGATTAAGATTAAGTGAGTTACAAAATAAACTTCCTGATATCAATCAGCGTATGTTAATCAGACAACTTCGCGAGCTGGAACAAGACAAAATCATTGAAAGAACAGTGTACCCAGTAGTGCCACCTAAGGTAGATTACAAATTGACAGAAATAGGATTAAAACTTGATAATGTTGTTTCTTCAATTTGTAATTGGGGGGATGACTTTTTGGCAACAATTAATCTTGATAATGGCGATAATTCAAATGAAAAATAA
- a CDS encoding GIY-YIG nuclease family protein: MSQIKLNDLLGFTEEEMVHVKIKFNQSNGFVDPMEIFKQNSEEVNTQWLFWRNKSRYFNVGQIAVCLLKISYDTWLLTTIKKVTKELDVLEGINYEGIELTLYEQYYGRVIIKFKKSFMAQGRFYKDLHQELVVQQILPTIYDGDDFPGYDKVKLSYQQLATIIHRGKRDWLSALENQKAVYLITDKSNGKLYVGSATSMSKMLLTRWSNYAANGHGGNKELVALVEEKGFDYIKENFQYTILENYNGKVDDKLVLQRESYWKEVLQSRQFGYNSN; the protein is encoded by the coding sequence ATGTCACAAATAAAACTGAATGATTTACTTGGCTTTACAGAAGAAGAAATGGTTCACGTGAAAATCAAGTTCAACCAATCAAATGGCTTTGTTGATCCTATGGAAATATTTAAGCAAAACTCAGAAGAAGTGAATACACAATGGCTATTTTGGAGGAACAAATCGAGGTACTTTAATGTAGGGCAGATAGCCGTATGCTTACTCAAAATTTCATACGATACATGGTTACTTACGACGATTAAGAAAGTGACTAAAGAACTAGATGTATTAGAAGGCATCAATTATGAAGGTATTGAACTCACACTATACGAACAATATTATGGACGAGTTATAATCAAATTCAAAAAATCTTTTATGGCACAGGGACGTTTTTATAAAGATTTACATCAAGAGTTAGTTGTTCAACAGATATTACCTACAATTTATGACGGTGATGACTTCCCTGGTTATGACAAGGTTAAGCTTTCCTATCAACAACTCGCAACTATTATTCATCGTGGCAAACGTGACTGGCTTTCTGCACTTGAAAATCAAAAAGCTGTTTATCTTATCACCGATAAAAGTAATGGTAAGTTGTACGTTGGATCAGCAACGAGTATGAGTAAGATGTTGCTTACCAGATGGTCTAACTATGCAGCTAATGGTCATGGTGGTAATAAAGAGTTAGTAGCATTGGTCGAAGAAAAAGGCTTTGACTACATTAAGGAAAATTTTCAGTATACGATACTTGAGAACTATAATGGTAAAGTTGATGATAAGTTGGTACTTCAGAGGGAGTCATACTGGAAGGAAGTATTGCAAAGCAGACAGTTTGGTTATAATTCTAACTAA
- a CDS encoding alcohol dehydrogenase catalytic domain-containing protein translates to MKAVTFQGKKKMKMKKVPDPKIIEPTDAIIKITASGICGSDLHLYHQGDMFMDKDFVIGHEPMGIVEEVGKDVKKLKKGDRVVIPFNIGCGDCFYCNNQMESQCDHSNEEPANWKMDNGALFGFGKMHGNFWGGQAEYLRVPHADFSSFVVPDSDLKDEQVLFLSDVVPTAYWSVEHAGVKAGDTVIVLGCGPIGLMAQKFAKLKGAARVIAIDNVEHRLEHAKKYNGAEVYNFDKEKEIGKLLKEQTSGGADVVIDCVGFDGSQSSPEPKLSKKSQQRGTISPIITAAESVRKFGTIQLTGIYGTPADNFPIDLIFNRNVRVTTGQAPVIHLMPKLYEMIKDEVFDPTEIITHTFPLEKADEAYKVFDKKRDNNIKVVFKPE, encoded by the coding sequence ATGAAGGCAGTGACATTTCAAGGCAAGAAGAAAATGAAAATGAAAAAAGTTCCAGATCCAAAGATAATTGAGCCAACTGATGCAATTATCAAGATTACCGCTTCAGGTATATGTGGATCTGATTTACATTTATATCATCAAGGCGATATGTTTATGGATAAAGATTTTGTTATCGGGCATGAACCGATGGGAATTGTTGAAGAAGTCGGTAAAGACGTTAAAAAACTAAAAAAAGGTGATCGTGTAGTAATTCCGTTTAATATAGGTTGTGGTGACTGTTTCTACTGTAATAATCAAATGGAATCGCAATGTGATCATTCTAATGAAGAACCTGCCAACTGGAAGATGGATAACGGTGCATTATTTGGTTTTGGGAAGATGCACGGAAATTTCTGGGGTGGACAAGCAGAATATTTAAGAGTTCCTCATGCTGATTTTTCTTCATTTGTTGTGCCCGATAGTGATTTAAAAGATGAACAAGTATTATTTTTATCTGATGTAGTGCCTACTGCTTACTGGAGTGTCGAACATGCAGGTGTGAAAGCAGGGGATACTGTTATCGTTTTAGGATGCGGTCCTATTGGATTAATGGCACAAAAATTTGCAAAGTTAAAAGGTGCCGCTCGTGTTATAGCAATAGATAATGTCGAACATCGACTAGAGCATGCAAAAAAATATAATGGTGCTGAAGTCTATAATTTCGATAAAGAAAAAGAAATAGGCAAACTATTAAAAGAACAAACAAGTGGCGGTGCCGATGTGGTTATCGATTGTGTTGGATTTGATGGATCGCAATCAAGCCCAGAACCAAAGCTTTCAAAAAAATCTCAACAGAGAGGAACAATTAGTCCAATTATTACTGCTGCTGAATCAGTTCGTAAATTTGGTACGATTCAACTTACAGGAATTTATGGTACCCCGGCTGATAATTTCCCGATTGACTTAATATTTAATCGCAATGTTCGTGTAACTACCGGTCAAGCACCAGTCATTCATTTAATGCCTAAATTATATGAAATGATAAAAGATGAAGTATTTGATCCGACTGAAATCATCACGCATACTTTCCCACTAGAAAAAGCGGATGAAGCTTATAAAGTTTTTGATAAAAAGCGTGATAATAATATTAAGGTTGTATTTAAGCCGGAATAA